CGATAGCGAATTCATCCGCAAATGtcagaaaatgtaatatattattttttatatgataatctTTAAGCATATTCATTAGATGTGTACCATATCCTTTTACTTGTTCTTGACTTGTAACAGCACAAAATACTATTTCTGTAAAACCTTGAGTTGGAAACATGCGGAAACAAATACCACCAATAGGACGTCCATCTTTTATTAAAGCTAAAGTTTTGTGTTTCCTAGACacataaagatattaaattttaagttctttgtatatttattgaaaactCCATTACTGTTTGATTTCAATACTTACGGATCAAAAACTAATTGAGATATGTATTCTTTTGGCATTCTGGGTAACTGATGGCTGAAAACATTATGTAAACCGATCAACCAAAGCATTGTTTGTTTTGAAACTGGTTGTGTTAGACTATTTCCTACAACATGAAactcaataatttttctactttcttctatcttcgcGGTTTCGTCTCGTGGTACATTTGGTGGAAATACAGCGTCGGGTCCACACATGTAATTAGGATCGTTGATAGTCGCAACAATTTCTGCAACAGTTTCATCGGGAAGATCTTCAAAagattcttcgttttttcgtctttttgcATCTAATCGACTTTCAGAATGTGGTCTTTTTTCATGAAGTTTTTTAATTCCCGGACTTATATTTATTGTCGTAAAATTGTCTTTGTCATTTGGAACAACTGTAACTTTTTCAAATTCCCCTGTTCTCCTTCCTTGACTTCCTTTTGGTTCTAAATTAACTTGTAAATGTGAAGGAGGTACTTGTTTGAATTCAGGATCCCAAATTGGAGAATTGTCTGAATAAATTTCTACTTCCAGCATAGAAAGAAATCTGTAAATGAGATTACAAATCTATTAATATGAAttctatgatataatattattaatataaacttACAAATGTTATACATACTTTGGAAAATGTGTCAAGACAAGAACTCTTTTTTCAGGGGTTATTTTGTCTCTTTCATTGTGACATTTATCCATTAATTGTCTACACACTGGTTTGAAGACAGCTTGTAACAAAGTTCTACCAAATACCAATGGTGTATCATAATGAGGTAAAGAGTCACAAAATGCAGGTACATGACAAAACACAAGCCATCGTGTATAGTTTATTTTGTAAGCTGGTGCCTCATCACTATTGACTGTTGCCTTTCTAGTACTAGGTGCTTCAAAATTCCAATGATTCAAGCAatgtaaaaacatttttgCCATATCGCACATAGCTTGCCATTCTCTTTGAGATAAGTGaccaaatttatataaaacaaaattcatCACTGCTTTTGCTATACTGGGCCTTTCAAATGGTGGTTGACCTAAAGGACCTTCTATTGTTGGTTTTGTCATAGATAGTATACATTTTCTTAGAagcttatataaataataatatactttttttgtaTCTGGGTCTTCTTCTCTATGTATGcccataaatatattatcagcATCAATCACCATACCCAatagtttattaatttcttcgtcTGACTGAGTCGGTAAATGAGTAATATGACTTTTCAAAATATGAGTACAACTTTTACATGGATCAAAGAGATTAGTAACTGCTTGTTGTACTTCATTTTTAGGTGATTTTGTTAAAGGTTGTGCATTTTTCCAACCAGTACATTTACAATCTACAACCTGACAGGCACTATAAGTAGCTAATTTcaataacttttttaattgAGGCCAATTAAACATTTGCTGCTTTCTTTGTTGAattctttgtaaattattgGGACGACTTGTTTGTTCATTTGGCCTAACAGTGTTTTGCTCCTTATTTGTTTCTGCATGTTGTGATGTACTAGTTACAGATTGTTTTGTGTCTTCTGAAGAGGTTATTGCTGTATTACAATTTATCTCTTCCGCCGCCATATATATTATctgaaaaattatcaaatctTCATGATAATCTGTTTTCttctataaataatgtttaacaatgtatgttaattatttaacaaattactgaaattatttaattatcgtatCAATTTGGTCTATATAATTTACTATGtcacttataaataatatgtatatataatatacttttaattacaattaaatctgaaatatttttataaatgacgATTTCAACTAACCtgattttttgttcttattgaGTTGCACTCCGCAGTTTTATTTACACAACAACGATGATGGAGGTtaagtataagaaaaagaagaaatttattttacacacACTTAAGACACATATCAATAAATGCAATGTTATTCTaatacttgaaaaaaattaataattacttattttttatacttgaacttgtattttttatctattttccgtcaaattttttattcaactaaacatactacatatatacgtaagcgTCAAGTGAATCATATGATCGAACTGTACTTTCGATATTTGTGACGtcaaaaaaaattcgttcattttgataaatatttttttatatagaaaatgtaataaatatattattgatttgtattaatagtaaatagtaataaataataatattatttatgtatcgtAAAGAAAAGCAATTGAGAATTTGGTTATTATGGATAGAATGGAAAAACCAACGCTCATTGgttgctttaaaaaaaaaaaaaggaaaaatacagAAATCATGCAATGATCATTTCGCGCGAAATTTGAATAGCATGCTACTACTCATTAAAAATAGTCAAACTTCTATAACATGTTCACTcaaaaaagtttctaattCACATTTTTCCTAAACACGTtagatatagaatataaaatatacatttatttcctctattcttcttaatttcaatttttttctcagcATCCATGGTATTTAGAGAGTTACAGAAGTTCGCCTTTATACaacgatattatatacagtacgtatatgtatgcacataGAAACACATAcgtaaaataatcattattcaGTGCTTCTAAAGGTATCAATATCCTTTTACACATACAGAAAATTGTGgtatttatgtatgcatatacaaCCTGGAAggagtgattttttttttacaagaaataatgtatatcattcttcttttcctttttataagGTAAAATTTAACACTTAAAATTCGTTTATTCATCTCTcccaattattttaaatcattaatattaattcattatttgaatatatttttattgaaaaaaactCTCTTCCTAgtagtatgtgtgtgtggtgtgTGTATCATACATatggtgtgtgtgtaatatatatagatacacacacacatatgtatatcatagcatatatattcatacatagtgtacacacacatgtatactTACACAGTAAATTCACCTGTGGTAAAAATTTTTGATGACGAATTTTCTAAATTCTCTtctattatatgaaatataattttagatataCAATATATGAAGTCACtatgtttttaaaattattgtttgttcttttcaaACTTCAAAATTTTGTGCATATAACATCTGTATGCTTtactttgatatataataatattatagcaTATTAGAAGagcatattaaattaaaagaaaaataagaaatagaaatgaagagtagtattttataacaaggagaaaaagattcaAATATGTATTCGTGAAATATCGGCAATTTATTAGGATCAAAAGAACTGTAGCATATCCAAATTTTAAAATCTGTGAAGAATTAAGTCGCGATTGCCGTTGAGAGTGGAAATGATTATTATGtacaaatgattattattcttactGTAATACATTATATAGTTTTGCTTGtttctctgtatatatgtcaGTCTTGGATTGTATTTGCCATAAATGTCTCATTATTTCTTTGCATATAAAGAGTGGTTATGCCAATGTGGGAAAAGGATATGTCTataatatgtagatatattctACCTACAAgtattattcaataataaaaacaacatttttgtttaaatagaaAACTGTACTTCTTATCagctataatttattaaacaaatattatatgttgGCTTAGCACGtcattttatgaaatttgtGATGTTTAATGTCACtaataaaacttttacaaCATGGTcgttaagaaaataagaacTATATATAAAGGCTCAtgtgtactatatatatttctttactgTATGTATTAGatcattcttatatatatatatatatatatatatgcatatccTTTTAccacatatattttctctttatatatgcATTCTTATTCATTTCTCCATATCCACTGTGATTCCATGTGATGTCAGAAAagttgtaaaatatttcaattatttaaaaatgtttcttttcatttgattttgcACCTTATAAGattgaaattgtatatatgataaatagtaataagtttaaataaaagaaacaacgtaaatattttatgtacttTTCTCACTCTGCacatcattttcatttacttcCATGTTCGATACCATTATCTTTTCAGTCTCGTAATCCACTACCATCTCTTTAGTTCAATACTCTCGCCATCAACCAAGACGATAGTATCATTGATgattatcaatataataataataataataataataataataataataataataatatataataatataataataataataataataataataataataataataataataataatagtacttTCGAGATAATATCtcacaataacaataatacaaataatagtaataataatattaataataatacacgcTAAAAATTTATGTACAATTCACCAACCCATATTTAAGTATCTATAAGATTTTCCTACAAGTACTACAGACAAAGTGGAATAGTtgctttaaataattattttttacaaaattacatTACAAAGTGGCAGATTGAAAAATCTGAGCAAgtaatctatctatctataaatctatctatttatccacATGTACAGCTGCTAGAATTAGATTAACATGATTACTTTATTACACCTAAACTACTACTGTAAAGTATACATATCTTCCTGTTATGAGTAATTATTGCCTTTGTAAAACAGAAGCTTGAATGaaaaaactttaaaaaaatcatattgaaTCACGTACTTGCACAATCCAATTTGTCTGTTAcaattagtttatatataaattttaaatcacattatttttttaaatacagtTTGAATGGATGACATTTCAAAACGCACGTGTCTTGAAGATGATCTTGCAAAATCAATAGCAAAGAAAGTTCTTCTGTTAACATCAGAAACTCAGAAGAATACCTAAAGTTCCTCTAAAATTTTGAAGGTTAATAACCAGCTTGATGTTCACTATTAACTTCACTTTTTTAACATACTTTATTAAATGAGGGTCACGAGCCTAGTATGCTACGGACTGCTTGGTCAAGCACTGTGTCCTTCGATTCACTGGATTGCGATgcactactaccactactgcCAGATAAAGTATTTGTGGGACGttttttaagatttaaaaTGCTATCAATAGCAGATTGTACTTGTGCAGTAATGTCATCATGTTCATTACCATTTCCACTTTCGCTACTTACATGAAGAGAACCTGGACATTGAGCTTGAGAGTGCAAAGCTAAACCATCCAAACTTTCAGTGTCTTCTAATAAATCTCTTTCAAGGTCCGTAGCACCACTCCATCGTCTTTCAAAAACTGCTGTATTATCTTGATCACAATTGTCCTTTACCACGGTATTCGAAACTCCGGAAATATTTGCATTCGCAACATTAACACGACATTCACCGTTCGCCcttgttctttcatttttagatGATTTTGGAATTGTCATAGTACATGCACCATTACTGCCACTATTATTAGTGCTCTTACATTTAAAGGAGTCCGTGGCAGATGGATATACACCGAGttctttttgaatttcaaGCCACTCATCATAATCACCACTTGTACAACTAGCTTGTTTTATCAATGGTTTACATTCCATTTCTTCTGTTGAAAAGTCATCCTCTAATTCACGCTTTACAGATACATTTTCTAAAGATGATATTTTGTCATCTTCTGCAAGGCCAGGCTCAACTTTTGGTACTActggtttttcttctttcttaaattcttctgtaaataaaaatcattcgaatTTTTTGTCTTATCATTATCATACTTATTAatgattctttaaaaatataattgatgataaatacattttaaaaatataattgtttaataatcTCTGATATATAAGATATCATTTCTTACCATTTACTTTAGCTTCTTGCTCACGCAACCTATTTAGAATACTTTGTTCCTCAGCAACAAAAGTTCTATCTATCATCATTAATTCTGATGTTCTTACTTCTCtctaaaaattgttataattatattattttcataataatatattttttaatgtaatattttttttattaatattttgtaaacaaattaactcaaaaaaatattaatcataattcaTACCATGCTTTCCATTAAGAGAAGATAAGTGTATTTATTCATCATAGAATTAAATTTGGATAATAAATGTTTTGCtgtttcttcaaaaatttcgTCTGCCTTAGCTAAATCTTTAGTACTTAAAACTTGTTCATTCAAACAATGATATCTAACAAGCCGTTTACAAGCATCACGCTTGCTTAAAAATGGAGTATTTACATCTGGATTAGTCGCACCattttgatcgatttttaGTTGTTGTTCCAACCTAAGaatacaaatagaaaattgtaataatgtaTAGCATAATATGTACAatctgtaataatataatgtttatgggttaatcttataaatttattatattctgaaGATAACAAAATACTCACAGGTCACTACGATTAATTTGCCTACAAATCGGGCTTGATGCTGGTCTCTTCACGCCTTGCCTAGGACTTATCAAAGGACTTGAGCTACTTCCAGGACTAACAAGCTGTTTGTTTGTATTTCCAGTATTATTTACAGGGCTCTGAATCCTTTGTGTTCCTTTACCAATCATTCTAGGTGAGGCTACCTGACCTGCAGGAGAGCCACTTTGGACTTGAATTTGAATTGGCGAGGAAAGTTCTTGTTTGACAGGACTTGGTGTCTGTATGTTTGGCTTGATGTCCAATGGATCCGTCTGACACTGCGTGGATTGTTGCATGGTTGTTTGCTGTGTTTGAACTACGGGTAATTGTTGTTGTGCGTTACTTTGCATAGGAGCTGTGGATGTACTTGGTGGTGAGAAAAGTTGCAAGTTGGTAGAGGACGGATTTATCATCTGATTTCCATGATTCTGATAAAACTTGTGCTGTTTGGTGTGCGCCTGATGCACATTCTGAGTGGAATTATTTGATACTACACATTGTTGAACCTGAACGTTTTGTGAAACctacaaaaattgttattaatttattctattctttccataaagaaaaactaacaacaacaataataataacaatgatattcACATCAGATCTGCCTAACTGAGTGCTTATAAACTTATCTTTACTTGTGAATACTAAACActtgtaagaaaaattatcacttgttactttatttatattttttatagaaaatataaaacgaatattatatattattcctgcctttctcatctttattttcattcaaattttGAGGAGATGGCAGCATTGGCAGAAGAGGCATTTCAAATTAGACAgatctaataatatttgattagaTTATATCTCTTACCGGAagattgtttatataattattatttgaattattttgtaaagaaGTAGATGTAACTGTATTTAGATTTGATGTTACTGGTAAAGCAGCAGTAGACGTTTGAGTTTGTGGCTGAGTAGTTGATGTTTgatttttatacgtattttgTGACTGTGTATTAGTAGCAAGTGTTGTCACAATGTTGACACTGAAATTTGGCTCTGGTccctataattaaaaaatatgatataattttactacttatgtatttatatttatacgttttaaaTTAAGTTATGTAATTTGATAAGAaactttatttctaaatatttcttattcaaCTTATTCACTTACATTATTAACAGGATGTGTTGTAGTACTGACTACCTTTCCACTTGCTAAAATTTTATGTTGCTCTTGatacaattttgttaaaaGGGCTTGATCAGGCTGCAAACCAGTCTTTCGTGCTAAAATAGCTTGTATTTGtgattgtatattttttaataattgttgtTTCTGTGCAGGAAGTTGTATAGTCTGCACTCTTTGCACCATTTGACCATTTGAAGGAATAGACACATGACTACCAGATGACGAGCATATCAAAGGACCATTTGCAATGATCTGTGTAGGTTCACTTTTACTGACATTTGTATTCTGGCATATAATGTTTCCTATCTTATTAACACTGTCAACCTTTTGCAAAGTAGATGTGTTTGTTGTTACTGTAGTTGGCCGGGAGGTAGTAACAGTTTTTGTcgtctaatataaaaaataattttacttaataaataataattgtataaatgattaaataaaaaattaatttaattgttgtagtattcaatataaaagtaaaatatattttgtacacTTACCTGTGTATTTCCAACATTTTGTGTTGTAACAGTAACTTTAgctctttttataatttttgctttctttgGCTGACTATTTCCCAAATTCCTAATTTGCTGTTGATTTAGGTTGTCAATAAACTGATTTGGGAAACCAGAATTTTGAATTTGTATGTGATGTGGCATTTGTGATGGTGCAGCTTGAACaactatattttgtatattattttgaattgtGGGAGCTCCACCAGAactatttactattatttgaCTGGTAGGAGTATTAATTTGAACACCTTGTAAATTTTGGTTATTCGCATCTGGTTCTCCAATTACTATTTTTTGcgtttgattttgattttgtgTCTGATTTGCAGTATTCAATTGTCCAGCTAAAAACTGTTGCAAAAGTTGTTGGCTTATCACTTGCATTTGCCCATTTGCATTAGCAATTAATAATTGATCATTGGGATTTAAATTGCTCAATGCATTCAAAATTTCTGGAGTAATTTTTGGtgcattatttaaaatattattagttgCAGAATTTAGTACATTACTAGTTTGTGATTCTATTTTTTGCGATTCATTTTGTTGGGTAGTATTAGTAACAGGAGTATTggtaataagaatattttgatGTTGATTATTTTGTTGTGTGTTAATACCCTGTTGCATGACATTAGTTGAGTTTTGAGACTCATATTGATGTGCATTCACAGAAGAAAACGTATTTGCAGAAACGATTTTTTGCTGTTGTAAATTAACATTTTGTTGCACATTTGTATTGTGCAATAAAGATGTATTTTGTTGTTGCAAACTGGTCATTACATTTTGTTGGCCTAGAGGTATATCACTTGCACCGGACTGTACATTTTGCTCTATACTTTGCACATTACCAGATGTATTTTGTTGCATGACATTGATTGTATTTTGTTGAATACTAGAATGTTGTTGTAAAACATTCATACTGTCATGTTGTATAGTATTGCATGAACTTTGTTGTAGCATATTTACAGAAttatgttgtatatttgaGCCGGTAGTCTGTAGATTTTGTTCAAATACATGTTGTACATTTTGAGTTTGTACAGTTTGTGCCGTTATTTGTTGATGCTGATTATGTTGATATAATTGTGATTCTTGTAAATTTAAAGACTCTTGTTGATTTGATTGTTGATTCTGATTGTTTTTAACAGCATGTTCATTTGATACTGCTGCATTGCCGGACATAGATTTCTGAACATGAGTACTGTGTTGTGAtgatttattcaaattctggcgtatattagtattaatacAAGTATTTGTAAGGCGCACTTGACTAGATTTTTGTGTTGGATTAGACAAATGTTGATTGATATTTGTCTGATTCGTATTTGACAATCGAGAACTTTGTATGCTAAAGGTTGTACATAAAGGTTTGGATGATACAGCATCTGAGGATGTTGAAATGCTATTACTAGGTGGTAATATAGTAGAGTTTGATGATTGAATATTCTTCGGTGTTTGTATAAGATGTTgtatattaatgtttttagAAATCTGCATATCCACTGTGTGTAATGATCCTTGACTATTTTGCACACAAGTATTTGATGTTGAATTGGCATCatgagaaatatttacaattttttgcgGATTATTTACTTTCGAGCATGTTTGTATATGTTGTGGACTTGTTGTACAAATAACATTTTGTGAACATACTGAACTCGTAGTATTGGTAGATGTCGGATTGCTTGGTGATTGTACATATTTCTGTCTTTGCATCACATTACTTGGAGCACTTTGTGACACAGTCTGTGCTTGACCTAGAAGTTGAGAAATAATCTGTGCATTTTGGCCACCACTTTGTGTAAGAGATCTTATTAATGCTTGAGCAGTTGCTTGATCTATTTCAGGTTGATTTGGATCAGGAGTATGATGTAACACAACTCTTCCATCTTCCCCAACAGCTAGTCTTAATCCCGAAATCGTATTCTGTACAGGCATTTGAAGTTGAGCAACAAGCTGACTGTTAAAACCTTGAGAAGCAACAGTAGCTTGCGCATTCGTTGTATTTGCTACAGGTACTTGTGCTGGATTTTGAGCTATGGAACTAGCTACTGTTACTTGTGGTGTAACTTGACTTAAAGTTTGTCCTGATTCCACTTGAACTTGACATGATACATCTGTTTCAGTTGTAAGATCGTTGTCaaaaatatcatcatcatctccAATTCCTGATATTTTCATGATACTAGCCAAATCTAATTTTGGAGgatcatcatctttttttttagcttttttcttcttctttgctttcttctttgGTGGAGGTAGTAAATTATGTTCAACAATATTTTGGGTACATGAAGTATTACCAGATGTATTGCTTGAGCCAACTTGTGTAATTTGTGGTTGAGGGCTTTGTACCATAGCATTTTGAATTACTATGGAATTACCAGCACCTGTATTAGCTGGAAAGTACATTATGATAACATAATAactataacaaaatttatctaatgtaaatatataaaaattgttcacAATGTAAATATCtcaaaattttatcataaatataagtggaaataaaaatatagttttattttgaTTGACTTACATGGAGCAGGGCTAGAAGGAGTATGTCTAATCACAGGTGATGCAGTTGGTGGAAAACTATTTGGTACAGCAAAAAATGTAGGTGCAATCCCTTGTAGTTGCATGCTTTGTGCTGCGACAACTCTTACCAATTGTTGTTGTGTTAgctgtaaaatataattgtatcttcttcaaaaatattattctattgtGTCATTTTAACTTCAGTAAAATATTAGTTTAAATAGTATTCGTATACAAAagtgtttttatatattaatattgatcaTTCTTGTcacgttaaaattattaacttataatatctcgatatatatatatatatatatatatacttttattaaattcaataatcaatcaaattttttaattataattcaataaaagatatattttagttagatttatttttctttaattattatatatatatttatatataaatattttatctatgaaATAAACAATCAAATAACTCTTTACATTactttaaaattaaacaagcAATGAATATGAATTTGGAATATGACAATGCATGATCATATGGATGACACCATCACCTGTGCAGTATGCGTTTGTTGCTGGGCACTTGCTGGTGTCCTTAGTATAAGTTGAACACCACCTGGTTGTTGTTGAACAATAACTGGTCCAGTTGATGGTAGAACCTATATACCAAATGTGATAAACATGAAGCACAAAGCAATCTTTTGTGATAAGATATATGCACACAAGCTATTATGACAAATATAAAGAGAGCAtactgaaatattataatataaatatttacacatTGCCATGATATTTGCATTAttgaatgataaaataatgaacatgcaaaataataatgatgtattattgtataaagGAAGATTATAATAACCTGATTTAATAGGAGACCTTGAGCAGTTGGTATCATGGTTGCTGTAGTAGGATTTGGTTGTGGACCAGCAAGAACAATTTGTGGCTGTGTTTGTTGTGTAATCTGAACGAAATAAGgaagtaaaatttttaacaaaaattgtatattggcataattattcataatgtATAAAGTGTAAAATTCTCTTACTTGATTTGTAATGGTTGTTGTTACACGTTGAGGCTTTTGTTGGGAAGTAGTATTCTGTTGATTTGGTGGCTTAGGCAAAATTTGTGGTGGTTGTTTGGCTGGTTTTGTAGCCGCTATTTGAATTTGCTGATTTCCAAAAAGATGGGTTCTTGTTACTAATTGTGTAGGTGTTTGCTGATATCCTTGTGGTGTACCATGAATTATCTGCAAAACTTGCATACCCTGCTGCAAGATGGGTGTATTTGGTCTAACCTTAAATTAcaacatatacaaataaatatttaaaatagacatttttacattcattagtatatttattacgGTCTTACCAATGGTGGACCAGGGCTACCTCCTGGAGCTGGACTTCTGTTATTCAGTGAATTATTGCCACTTAACATATGTGGACTTTTAGCAGGAGGATATGGGCTGAGCACAGGACTTTGAATTTGGCTAACACTCATTGGGCTTTGCATAGGACTTTGCATTTgtacattaaaattattattcgtagTTGATGTTCCCACTGGGCTTGGACTGTTTCTATTTGACTGTATAGAATTTGATGCTGGACTCCTAAGTAACAGCCTATTTGGACTAGGGCTTGGTGTTGGTGGTGCAATATTAGATGCAGGACTTTTTAATGGCATTGAAAATGGACTGCCTGgagaattaatattttgattcTGAATATTTTGCATTGATTTCACAGTATTCATTGTACTGACAATATTTGTTGATTGTGTTGTGCCTGTCAAGGTGACAGACGAATTTAAACCAGGATTTATTCCTTGAGAATACTGCCGTTGCGATTGAAATCCAGTTGATTGTGAGGAATTTAAAGGTGAAACATGACTCAATGACATGTTTGAATCATTGGAAGTAGATATGTGTTGTATGTTGGATGATATATTTGACAAATTAGAGTGCATGGTACCAAGATGTGCAACGTTTGTCGTAAGATTTACGTTCGACGCATGATTAACATTCGCTGCAGTCGAACGAATTGATTCACTTGGAGTACTTGTAAATATAGTAGAACTTGACAATGTTCCAGTATTAGAAATTTGTGAAATCGATACGTTATTGGAGTGTTGTGATATAGTAGAACTTGGTACGTGTGCTATATTTGATCCAACAATATGTGGAGCAATAGTCTGAATACTCTGTATAGTTTGGAATGGAAATTGTGCACTGCTAGTATTTAGACTAGTTGATGTCAAACCAGATGCCAAAGCATTCACTGGTCGATTAAGTCCTTGATTTATATTAGAACTTATACTTGTAGTTGCCAGGTTTGTGTTCACGTTCTGATTAATTGTACTTAAACTAGATACTCCAGAACTTGTAGCATTAAAGTTCGAATTTAACGGCGTCAGATTTTGATTGATATTTGAATTCAAGTTCGTTAAATTCGGATTTACATTGGTTAATCCTGTATTTACACTAGTCAGTGCAGAATTGATACTTGTAGTATTTAATGTACTTATTCGATTTAACccagtatttatattatttatatcttgtcCTATACCAGGCAAACCACTATTAATA
The sequence above is a segment of the Vespula vulgaris chromosome 12, iyVesVulg1.1, whole genome shotgun sequence genome. Coding sequences within it:
- the LOC127067970 gene encoding histone acetyltransferase KAT2A — translated: MAAEEINCNTAITSSEDTKQSVTSTSQHAETNKEQNTVRPNEQTSRPNNLQRIQQRKQQMFNWPQLKKLLKLATYSACQVVDCKCTGWKNAQPLTKSPKNEVQQAVTNLFDPCKSCTHILKSHITHLPTQSDEEINKLLGMVIDADNIFMGIHREEDPDTKKVYYYLYKLLRKCILSMTKPTIEGPLGQPPFERPSIAKAVMNFVLYKFGHLSQREWQAMCDMAKMFLHCLNHWNFEAPSTRKATVNSDEAPAYKINYTRWLVFCHVPAFCDSLPHYDTPLVFGRTLLQAVFKPVCRQLMDKCHNERDKITPEKRVLVLTHFPKFLSMLEVEIYSDNSPIWDPEFKQVPPSHLQVNLEPKGSQGRRTGEFEKVTVVPNDKDNFTTINISPGIKKLHEKRPHSESRLDAKRRKNEESFEDLPDETVAEIVATINDPNYMCGPDAVFPPNVPRDETAKIEESRKIIEFHVVGNSLTQPVSKQTMLWLIGLHNVFSHQLPRMPKEYISQLVFDPKHKTLALIKDGRPIGGICFRMFPTQGFTEIVFCAVTSQEQVKGYGTHLMNMLKDYHIKNNILHFLTFADEFAIGYFKKQGFSKDIKLPRAMHQGYIKDYEGATLMHCELNAKIVYTEFTAVIRKQKEIIKKLIQQRQQEIQKIHPGLTCFKEGVRGIPVESIPGIRETGWKSYAQTRTRGVAKGTQGPEPMEACLDITDSLYNALKNVLNSVKNHSAAWPFLKPVDKNDVPDYYDHIKYPMDLKTMTDRLKARYYVTRRLFIADMTRIFTNCRLYNSPDTEYYRCANALEKYFQTRMKEIGLWDK